A genomic window from Bordetella genomosp. 9 includes:
- a CDS encoding M23 family metallopeptidase, producing MGTIARLLIVVLLAVAAWWAWPRLPDPWRAPWHMARLALREAPTALPVPVRGVTPRQLADTWNAARSEGRKHQGIDIFARRGTPVLSTTEGVVTQVGTNRLGGKVVWVMGPGHQMHYYAHLEDYGHVKWGSHVMPGDVLGYVGNTGNAQGTPPHLHYGIYPPDGAINPFPLLTAGSDRHIDG from the coding sequence ATGGGTACGATCGCGCGTCTTCTGATCGTTGTCTTGCTGGCCGTGGCGGCCTGGTGGGCCTGGCCGCGCCTGCCGGACCCCTGGCGGGCGCCCTGGCATATGGCGCGGCTCGCCCTGCGGGAAGCGCCCACGGCCCTGCCCGTGCCGGTCCGCGGCGTAACGCCCCGCCAGCTGGCCGATACCTGGAACGCGGCCCGGTCGGAAGGCCGCAAGCACCAGGGGATAGATATCTTCGCGCGCCGCGGCACGCCGGTGCTGTCCACCACCGAAGGCGTGGTCACCCAAGTGGGAACGAACCGCCTGGGCGGCAAGGTCGTATGGGTCATGGGGCCCGGGCACCAGATGCATTACTACGCGCACCTGGAAGACTATGGCCACGTGAAATGGGGCAGCCATGTCATGCCGGGCGACGTGCTGGGCTACGTCGGCAATACCGGGAACGCGCAAGGCACGCCGCCACACCTGCATTACGGCATCTACCCGCCGGACGGCGCCATCAACCCGTTTCCGCTCCTTACCGCCGGATCAGATCGACATATCGATGGCTGA
- a CDS encoding ABC transporter substrate-binding protein — MNRRDFLLGAAGTIATLGAAAPASAQARKDTLIIGTRSAATSADPHYANTQPNIDYASHIYEKLVERDQSSKPAARGLAQSWQLISDTVWEFKLRPNVRWHDGKSFTAEDVAYTIDRVIKLRDVPGGFASYINAITQVEIIDPLTVRLHTAKPYANLPRGVGTVYIVSRHVGETATSEDYNSGKAAIGTGPYRYEYFRQNEEAGFIRNDDYWGAKPAWARARLRTIANDSTRIAALLAGDIDMADQIPTADIAHLKSAANVTVDQIAGMRSIFLFPNVSRDDDMAFIKAADGTPLPHNPLRDLRVRQALSLAIDRKLLVDRLMNGGAAANGQWIPPGAYSYNPQIPVPQVDVLEARRLLAEAGFPKGLRITLHSTNDRYPNDSRVAQAIGQMWSRAGLGVEVATMPYAVFAQRARKQEFAIHLIGWGNSAGDASTGLMNVVGTYNAATGWGVANEGRYSNPKLDAMTAQALATMDDKSREKQMQEAVKIAVDDLAIIPLYQVNPVWAVRKGIHHDPRADERTSAIDMSI; from the coding sequence ATGAACCGACGTGATTTTCTTCTGGGCGCCGCGGGCACCATCGCCACGCTGGGCGCGGCCGCACCGGCATCCGCGCAAGCACGCAAGGATACGCTGATCATAGGCACGCGGTCCGCCGCGACATCGGCCGACCCGCATTATGCGAACACCCAGCCGAACATCGACTACGCGTCGCACATCTACGAAAAGCTGGTCGAACGCGACCAGAGCTCCAAGCCGGCCGCGCGGGGCCTGGCGCAGTCCTGGCAGCTGATTTCGGATACGGTATGGGAATTCAAGCTGCGGCCGAACGTGCGTTGGCACGACGGCAAGTCCTTCACGGCTGAAGACGTGGCCTACACCATCGATCGGGTGATCAAGCTGCGCGACGTGCCCGGCGGCTTCGCCAGCTACATCAACGCCATCACCCAGGTCGAGATCATCGATCCCTTGACCGTGCGGCTGCACACGGCAAAGCCTTATGCCAACCTGCCGCGCGGCGTCGGCACGGTCTATATCGTCTCCCGGCACGTGGGCGAGACTGCCACCAGCGAGGACTACAACAGCGGCAAGGCCGCCATCGGCACCGGCCCCTACCGCTACGAATACTTCCGCCAGAACGAGGAAGCCGGCTTCATCCGCAACGACGATTACTGGGGCGCCAAGCCGGCCTGGGCGCGGGCACGGCTGCGCACCATCGCGAATGACAGCACGCGCATCGCCGCCCTGCTGGCGGGCGACATCGATATGGCCGACCAGATCCCCACGGCCGACATCGCGCACCTGAAGTCGGCGGCGAACGTCACGGTCGACCAGATCGCGGGCATGCGTTCCATTTTCCTGTTCCCCAACGTCTCGCGCGACGACGATATGGCCTTCATCAAGGCCGCGGACGGCACCCCGCTGCCGCACAATCCGCTACGCGACCTGCGGGTGCGGCAGGCGCTGTCCCTGGCCATCGACCGCAAACTGCTGGTCGACCGCCTGATGAACGGCGGCGCCGCGGCCAACGGCCAATGGATACCGCCGGGCGCCTATTCCTACAATCCGCAAATCCCGGTACCGCAGGTCGATGTGCTGGAAGCCCGCCGCCTGCTGGCCGAAGCCGGCTTTCCCAAAGGCTTGCGCATCACCTTGCACAGCACGAACGACCGCTATCCGAACGACTCGCGCGTGGCGCAGGCGATCGGGCAGATGTGGTCGCGCGCCGGGCTGGGCGTCGAAGTGGCGACCATGCCCTATGCCGTGTTCGCGCAACGCGCCCGCAAGCAGGAGTTCGCCATCCATCTGATCGGCTGGGGCAACTCCGCCGGCGATGCCTCGACGGGGCTGATGAATGTCGTCGGCACCTACAACGCCGCGACGGGCTGGGGCGTGGCGAACGAGGGGCGCTACAGCAATCCCAAGCTGGACGCCATGACCGCGCAGGCCCTGGCAACGATGGACGACAAATCGCGTGAAAAGCAGATGCAGGAAGCGGTCAAGATCGCCGTCGACGACTTGGCCATCATTCCGCTGTACCAGGTGAACCCGGTGTGGGCGGTCCGCAAGGGCATCCACCACGATCCTCGCGCCGACGAACGGACGTCAGCCATCGATATGTCGATCTGA
- a CDS encoding CocE/NonD family hydrolase has translation MAVDIIKGLRVPMRDGVELNVRITRPAAEGRFPAIIEYNPYRRLDHAQPSFPPAVPYLAQHGYAVVQFDVRGTGSSSGASSDAYSDDEQQDGYDMVEWAARQPWCSGAVGMIGKSYGATVQWQVAGKAPPHLKAIIVRSGSNDMYEDTAYPGGCRRPWRFEFFAPNMSAYNFSPPDPALVGANWSRIWNERLEGSSPWSLEIFRHDTDGEYWRGKSIKNNFDKVGCAVYLIEGWADWYANAELDAFRQLKGPKKVVIGPWGHYYPEEKFALPGPRIDTRVEYLRWFDYWLKGIDNGIMDEPPVTVFVRQWQQPTLLTLSEPGHWHADTQWPPAASRAETLYLEPGPAAAGKLAHQPPADGEVGYDYRPTVGMASGRIGLGSTSPWGMPTDQRVDDAYSACFTTMPLDRTMSILGQPEAVLHVSSSAEVAYFNVRICDVAPDGTSRLLSHGGCLATHRESHDRPAPLEPGKVYELRLKLRDLAYEIAPSHRLRIAVSSADFQNAWPTGMHARNIIHCGAAHPSRIELPIMAANGDGLPAPAFQASPHPLPSAAEVPKATYTLTHDLAADTVVCTLGAADNGTTRHSDYTVSNRNPACASIVSEVRYRAPHPHMAIDVQASCQTSSTATEFTHAVQVSIRVEDRLHFHKSWMESLPRNYA, from the coding sequence ATGGCGGTCGACATCATCAAGGGCCTGCGCGTGCCGATGCGCGACGGCGTCGAGCTGAATGTCAGGATCACGCGGCCGGCGGCCGAAGGCCGCTTCCCCGCGATCATCGAATACAACCCATACCGCCGCCTGGACCACGCCCAGCCCAGCTTTCCGCCCGCGGTGCCATACCTGGCGCAACACGGCTATGCGGTCGTGCAGTTCGACGTTCGCGGCACCGGCAGTTCGTCGGGCGCCAGTTCGGACGCCTACTCGGACGACGAGCAGCAGGACGGCTACGACATGGTCGAATGGGCCGCGCGGCAGCCCTGGTGCAGCGGTGCGGTAGGCATGATCGGCAAGTCCTATGGCGCGACGGTGCAATGGCAGGTCGCGGGCAAGGCGCCGCCGCATCTCAAGGCCATCATCGTACGATCCGGCAGCAACGACATGTACGAGGACACCGCCTATCCGGGCGGCTGCCGGCGGCCATGGCGTTTCGAATTCTTCGCGCCCAATATGAGCGCCTACAACTTCTCGCCACCCGATCCAGCGCTGGTCGGCGCGAACTGGTCCCGCATCTGGAACGAACGCCTGGAAGGCAGTTCGCCATGGAGCCTGGAGATATTCCGCCACGACACCGATGGCGAATATTGGCGCGGCAAGAGCATCAAGAACAACTTCGACAAGGTCGGTTGCGCGGTCTACCTGATCGAGGGCTGGGCCGACTGGTACGCGAACGCCGAGCTGGACGCATTCCGCCAGCTGAAAGGTCCGAAGAAGGTGGTGATCGGACCGTGGGGCCACTACTACCCCGAAGAAAAATTCGCATTGCCCGGCCCGCGCATCGACACCCGGGTTGAATACCTGCGATGGTTCGATTACTGGCTCAAGGGCATCGACAACGGCATCATGGACGAACCGCCGGTCACGGTGTTCGTGCGCCAATGGCAACAGCCCACGCTGCTGACGCTGAGCGAACCCGGACACTGGCACGCCGACACGCAATGGCCGCCAGCCGCGTCGCGAGCCGAAACGCTGTATCTGGAGCCGGGACCGGCGGCCGCCGGCAAGCTCGCGCATCAGCCGCCGGCGGACGGCGAGGTCGGCTACGACTACCGCCCCACCGTCGGCATGGCCAGCGGGCGCATCGGCCTGGGCAGCACATCGCCATGGGGCATGCCTACCGACCAGCGCGTCGACGATGCGTATTCCGCCTGCTTCACCACGATGCCCCTGGACCGGACGATGTCCATCCTGGGGCAGCCGGAAGCGGTGCTGCATGTGTCGTCCTCAGCCGAAGTCGCCTATTTCAACGTCAGGATCTGCGACGTCGCGCCCGACGGGACCTCGCGGCTGCTCAGCCACGGGGGCTGCCTGGCGACGCACCGGGAAAGCCACGACAGGCCCGCCCCGCTGGAACCTGGCAAGGTCTACGAGCTGCGCCTGAAACTGCGTGACCTGGCCTACGAGATCGCGCCGTCCCATCGCCTGCGCATTGCCGTATCCAGCGCCGATTTCCAGAATGCCTGGCCCACGGGCATGCATGCACGGAACATCATCCATTGCGGGGCGGCGCACCCATCGCGCATCGAACTGCCGATCATGGCGGCGAACGGCGACGGCCTGCCGGCGCCGGCTTTCCAGGCATCGCCGCATCCCTTGCCCTCGGCCGCGGAAGTGCCCAAGGCCACCTACACGCTGACCCATGACCTGGCCGCCGACACCGTGGTCTGCACGCTGGGCGCCGCGGACAACGGCACGACCCGGCATTCGGACTACACGGTATCGAACCGGAACCCGGCCTGCGCGTCCATTGTTTCCGAGGTCCGCTACCGGGCGCCGCATCCGCACATGGCCATAGACGTGCAGGCCAGCTGCCAGACCAGCAGCACGGCAACGGAGTTCACGCACGCGGTGCAGGTGTCCATACGCGTCGAAGACCGGCTGCATTTCCACAAAAGCTGGATGGAAAGCCTGCCGCGCAATTACGCATAA
- a CDS encoding Bug family tripartite tricarboxylate transporter substrate binding protein, giving the protein MRRTRPIHGIIAGLMMLLAHGSALAADTSAPIRLIVPTPPGSASDALARAMSAPWGKASGHAIVVENVAGAGTTIGTRQLARASRDGLTLGVISSNHTINPWLYKNLPYDPISDFTPIAMIGSVPAMLVANNNLAASTPAELIQLSRSAPKPLAEGVVTGTAYHMASEVFKEQAGVTTNPIPYKGSTQVINDLIGGNLDIAFVAAQAVAPLVAAGKLKALAVTSPIRSDMAPQVPTLRESGLPKYDVDVWLAIAGPGGLAADQVAARRKEIEAALADPDMKNAMQKQGVQPIRMEQAQIAPFMKQELERNRAVIQRVGISVE; this is encoded by the coding sequence ATGCGGCGTACACGCCCAATACACGGAATCATCGCCGGATTGATGATGCTGCTGGCGCACGGCAGCGCGCTGGCGGCGGACACATCGGCTCCCATTCGGCTGATCGTGCCGACACCGCCGGGGTCGGCGTCCGACGCATTGGCGCGCGCGATGTCGGCGCCCTGGGGCAAGGCCAGCGGGCACGCCATCGTGGTCGAGAACGTGGCTGGCGCCGGCACCACCATCGGCACGCGCCAGCTCGCTCGCGCCTCCAGGGACGGGCTGACGCTGGGTGTGATCAGCTCCAACCACACCATCAATCCCTGGCTGTACAAGAATCTGCCGTACGACCCCATCAGCGACTTCACGCCCATCGCGATGATAGGCAGCGTGCCCGCCATGCTGGTTGCCAACAACAACCTTGCCGCCAGCACGCCAGCCGAACTCATCCAGCTGTCCAGGTCGGCGCCCAAGCCCCTGGCGGAAGGTGTCGTCACAGGGACGGCCTATCACATGGCCAGCGAAGTCTTCAAGGAACAGGCTGGCGTTACCACCAACCCTATTCCATACAAAGGATCCACGCAGGTCATCAACGATCTGATCGGCGGCAACCTCGATATCGCCTTCGTCGCGGCCCAGGCCGTGGCTCCCCTGGTCGCCGCGGGCAAGCTGAAGGCGCTGGCCGTCACCAGCCCGATCCGCAGCGACATGGCGCCGCAGGTACCGACCCTGCGTGAAAGCGGCCTGCCGAAATACGACGTCGACGTCTGGCTCGCGATCGCCGGTCCCGGCGGCCTGGCCGCCGATCAAGTGGCCGCCAGGCGCAAGGAAATCGAAGCGGCGCTTGCCGATCCCGACATGAAAAACGCCATGCAAAAGCAGGGCGTCCAGCCGATCCGCATGGAGCAGGCCCAGATCGCGCCCTTCATGAAACAGGAATTGGAAAGAAACCGCGCGGTGATACAGCGCGTGGGCATCTCAGTGGAGTAG
- a CDS encoding LysR family transcriptional regulator — MKLMNPGGAPPLSPSELAWLRCFDAAARCGSFTRAATELHVSQGAVSQQVKKLEDRLGHVLLLRTQTGLTLTPEGEQLFAATRESFRGLETAVHRLHGARMGEPVNFSCSPSFAMFWLTLRLGSFYRAYPHLALRIVGESDRVDPSRMAQDNIAAAVRFGPPDSQDAKAVILFDEWLVPVATPAFMQAHPDLQGAGDLKGAHLLHAADPWEGTEPTEEWASWLTAVDVDLPTGALRQGTQFNHSLLAMQAALGGQGVAMGRLALVLGYLLQGRLVVPFPYRVRLQGAYRFIGSPTHPDTSTILEWLRGEADLFTQQRDALFDSAGIAAAWDA, encoded by the coding sequence ATGAAACTAATGAACCCTGGCGGCGCTCCCCCGCTATCGCCATCCGAACTGGCCTGGCTGCGTTGCTTCGACGCCGCCGCGCGCTGCGGCAGCTTCACCAGGGCGGCTACCGAACTGCACGTCTCCCAGGGAGCCGTCAGCCAGCAGGTCAAGAAGCTGGAAGACCGACTGGGGCATGTGCTGCTGCTGCGTACGCAGACCGGCCTGACGTTGACGCCCGAAGGGGAACAGCTGTTCGCCGCCACGCGCGAGTCCTTCCGTGGCCTGGAGACCGCCGTGCACCGGTTGCATGGCGCCCGTATGGGCGAACCGGTGAACTTCAGCTGCTCGCCGTCTTTTGCGATGTTCTGGCTGACCTTGCGGCTGGGAAGCTTCTACCGCGCCTATCCGCACCTGGCCCTGCGCATCGTCGGCGAATCCGACCGCGTCGATCCTTCCCGCATGGCCCAGGACAACATCGCCGCGGCGGTACGGTTCGGGCCGCCCGACAGCCAGGACGCCAAGGCGGTCATCCTGTTCGACGAATGGCTGGTGCCGGTGGCGACACCGGCCTTCATGCAGGCGCATCCCGACTTGCAAGGAGCCGGCGATCTCAAGGGCGCGCATCTGCTGCATGCGGCCGATCCCTGGGAAGGCACCGAGCCGACCGAGGAATGGGCCAGTTGGCTGACGGCGGTGGACGTTGACCTGCCGACGGGGGCATTGCGCCAGGGCACGCAGTTCAATCATTCGCTGCTCGCGATGCAGGCGGCCTTGGGCGGCCAGGGCGTCGCCATGGGCCGGCTGGCGCTGGTACTGGGCTATTTGCTGCAGGGTCGGCTGGTCGTGCCCTTTCCGTACCGTGTGCGGTTGCAGGGGGCGTATCGTTTCATCGGCAGCCCGACCCATCCTGACACGTCCACCATCCTGGAGTGGCTGCGTGGAGAAGCCGATTTGTTCACGCAGCAGCGCGACGCGCTATTCGACAGCGCGGGGATCGCGGCGGCATGGGATGCCTGA
- a CDS encoding M81 family metallopeptidase: protein MRVLIAGFKHETNTFASNQADWAAFERGEMFPKPVRGQAMLEMLATVDVSATGFARQARVRGWTLVPSLWCGAVPSSYVTDDAFERICTSILEDARKLDFDAIYLELHGAALTVSFDDAEGELLARIRAVVGPDMPIVASLDLHANVTRAMLALADGLVAFRTYPHIDYVRTGERAAELLDRLLRQGRRETCVSRRLPFLISINSQGTGSEPARSCYALLEDVDARYGTVSSFCMGFPASDFDECGPVLWAHGERAREAVAALQARVAEPSQWRLTAQTAPQAVARALRRAATSRRAVVIADTQDNPGIGGTSSTTGVLHALLDAGAGRAFPGRVALGVLYDPAAAALAHRAGVGQEIRCALGESVRTPAGASEPPVEGSFRVLALSDGVATFKGPKMTGFRAQLGPTACLSIDGISIVVASGRIGAQDRELFRMVGVEPEAMKIIVVKSSHHFRADFDRLVDDPETDVLFALAPGLLLVDPADLPWKKLSPATRLRP, encoded by the coding sequence ATGCGCGTACTAATAGCAGGATTCAAGCACGAGACCAATACCTTTGCTTCCAACCAGGCCGACTGGGCCGCATTCGAGCGCGGGGAAATGTTCCCCAAGCCGGTGCGCGGACAGGCCATGCTGGAGATGCTGGCGACCGTCGATGTGTCGGCCACCGGCTTCGCCCGGCAGGCGCGTGTACGCGGATGGACCCTGGTGCCCAGCCTGTGGTGCGGCGCCGTGCCTTCTTCCTACGTCACCGATGACGCATTCGAGCGCATCTGTACGTCCATCCTGGAGGACGCCCGCAAGCTGGACTTCGACGCCATCTACCTGGAATTGCATGGCGCGGCGCTGACCGTCTCGTTCGACGACGCGGAAGGCGAATTGCTGGCGCGCATCCGCGCGGTCGTCGGGCCGGACATGCCTATCGTGGCCAGCCTGGACCTGCACGCCAACGTGACGCGCGCCATGCTGGCGCTCGCCGATGGCCTGGTGGCGTTCCGCACCTATCCCCACATCGATTACGTACGGACGGGCGAACGCGCCGCGGAGCTGCTGGATCGATTGCTGCGCCAGGGGCGGCGTGAAACCTGCGTGTCCAGGCGGCTGCCGTTCCTGATCTCGATCAATTCACAGGGTACGGGATCGGAACCGGCCAGGAGCTGCTATGCCCTGCTGGAGGACGTGGACGCGCGATACGGCACGGTGTCGAGCTTCTGCATGGGATTCCCGGCGTCGGACTTCGACGAATGCGGGCCGGTGCTGTGGGCCCACGGCGAGCGGGCGCGCGAGGCCGTCGCGGCCTTGCAGGCCCGGGTGGCCGAACCTTCCCAATGGCGCCTGACGGCGCAGACGGCGCCGCAAGCGGTGGCACGGGCGCTGCGGCGCGCCGCCACCAGCCGGCGGGCGGTCGTCATCGCCGATACGCAGGACAACCCGGGCATCGGCGGCACGAGCTCCACCACCGGCGTCCTGCATGCTTTGCTGGACGCGGGCGCGGGCCGCGCTTTTCCCGGACGGGTGGCCCTGGGGGTGCTCTACGATCCGGCCGCGGCGGCGCTGGCGCATCGGGCGGGCGTGGGCCAGGAGATCCGTTGCGCGCTCGGCGAGTCCGTGCGGACGCCGGCGGGCGCCAGCGAGCCGCCGGTGGAAGGCAGCTTTCGCGTGCTGGCCTTGTCGGACGGCGTGGCGACGTTCAAGGGGCCCAAGATGACCGGTTTCCGCGCCCAGCTCGGGCCCACGGCCTGCCTGTCGATCGACGGCATTTCCATCGTCGTGGCCAGCGGCAGGATAGGCGCGCAGGATCGCGAGCTGTTCCGCATGGTCGGCGTCGAACCGGAGGCCATGAAGATCATCGTGGTCAAGAGTTCGCATCACTTCCGGGCCGATTTCGACAGGCTGGTCGACGATCCGGAAACCGATGTGCTGTTCGCGCTGGCGCCGGGGCTGCTCCTGGTCGATCCTGCCGATCTGCCCTGGAAGAAGCTGTCACCGGCCACCCGCTTGCGGCCGTGA
- a CDS encoding MFS transporter yields the protein MTPGTEAKHHPFFGGTVIAATFLLAVFGWGVGFYGPPIYLQDVLRRGVADVAVASAAITFHFVLGALVVANLPRLYRRFGVPRITVLGAALLAAGIYGWSAAATPAQLFAAAALSGAGWVAMGAAAVNALIAPWYAARRPAALGMAYNGASMGGVLFSPLWVLLIERMGFGGAAAAVGIAMVAVVTALALGVFRHTPASKGQRVDGVREVAPAAVATATTPASVTTNPVAATMTEIPRPPDPSAAPLGCVWRDQRFTTLCVGMALGLFAQIGLIAHLFSILAPTMGERMAGAAMGLCTACAILGRYAVGRLMPPGADRRRVAALAYGLQTLGVLALLASMPLRDYGWPADALCWAGLLLFGSGIGNATSLPPLIAQVDFQPADTQKVIPLIVAISQATYAFAPAVFGLLRTSGGTWALFCLAALAQLAAMASLLRGRRAASPGFPATRPRASRQ from the coding sequence ATGACGCCAGGCACGGAGGCCAAGCATCATCCTTTTTTCGGCGGCACGGTCATCGCGGCCACCTTCCTGCTGGCCGTGTTCGGCTGGGGCGTGGGCTTCTACGGCCCGCCTATCTATCTTCAGGACGTGCTGCGCCGCGGCGTCGCGGACGTGGCGGTGGCATCCGCGGCGATCACCTTTCATTTCGTGCTCGGCGCCCTGGTCGTCGCCAATCTTCCCCGGCTGTACCGGCGCTTCGGCGTGCCGCGTATTACGGTGCTGGGCGCCGCGCTGCTGGCGGCCGGCATATATGGATGGTCGGCGGCCGCGACCCCGGCGCAACTGTTCGCCGCGGCCGCCTTGAGCGGCGCGGGCTGGGTGGCCATGGGCGCGGCGGCGGTCAATGCCTTGATCGCGCCGTGGTATGCGGCGCGCCGCCCCGCCGCATTGGGCATGGCCTACAACGGCGCCAGCATGGGCGGCGTCCTGTTCTCGCCTTTATGGGTATTGCTGATCGAACGCATGGGCTTCGGCGGCGCAGCGGCGGCCGTCGGGATCGCGATGGTCGCCGTCGTGACGGCGCTGGCGCTAGGCGTCTTTCGGCACACGCCGGCATCCAAAGGGCAGCGGGTGGACGGCGTGCGGGAAGTCGCGCCAGCGGCTGTGGCGACCGCCACCACCCCGGCATCCGTGACGACGAATCCGGTCGCCGCGACAATGACGGAAATCCCACGGCCCCCGGACCCGTCCGCGGCGCCTCTCGGCTGCGTATGGCGCGACCAGCGCTTCACCACGCTGTGCGTCGGCATGGCCCTGGGCCTGTTCGCGCAGATCGGCCTGATCGCGCACCTGTTCTCCATCCTGGCGCCCACCATGGGCGAGCGCATGGCCGGCGCGGCGATGGGGCTGTGCACCGCGTGCGCCATCCTGGGCCGCTATGCGGTCGGCCGCCTGATGCCCCCGGGAGCCGACCGCCGGCGTGTCGCCGCGCTGGCCTACGGCCTGCAGACGCTCGGCGTGCTGGCGCTGCTGGCGAGCATGCCGCTGCGCGATTACGGCTGGCCGGCCGATGCCCTGTGCTGGGCCGGCCTGCTGCTGTTCGGCTCCGGCATCGGCAACGCGACGTCGCTTCCGCCGCTGATCGCCCAGGTCGACTTCCAACCCGCCGATACGCAGAAGGTGATCCCCCTGATCGTCGCGATATCGCAAGCCACCTACGCCTTCGCGCCCGCCGTGTTCGGCCTGCTGCGTACGAGCGGCGGCACATGGGCGCTGTTCTGCCTGGCCGCGCTGGCGCAGCTGGCCGCAATGGCCAGCCTGCTGCGGGGCCGCCGGGCGGCCTCGCCGGGCTTTCCGGCCACTCGGCCGCGGGCATCGCGGCAGTGA